The Sander vitreus isolate 19-12246 unplaced genomic scaffold, sanVit1 ctg575_0, whole genome shotgun sequence genome has a window encoding:
- the LOC144514411 gene encoding uncharacterized protein LOC144514411 — translation MPHPVQQDSNSCGVIVTMMAKTVMEAFPALPLMSFGTSKKEMADARTKFALGILNGSVFDIDNHCAMCSASKPPGSGPPTTDWIMCDTCQRWYHDLCLGMGKDQLLHARASKWDCVLCN, via the exons ATGCCCCATCCTGTTCAACAGGACAGCAATAGTTGTGGGGTCATCGTCACCATG ATGGCGAAGACAGTGATGGAAGCATTTCCTGCATTGCCACTCATGTCCTTTGGGACATCCAAGAAGGAGATGGCTGATGCAAGAACTAAGTTCGCACTTGGTATACTCAATGGTTCAG tgTTTGACATAGACAACCACTGCGCGATGTGCTCTGCCTCAAAGCCCCCAGGATCAGGGCCTCCAACTACTGATTGG ATAATGTGTGACACATGCCAAAGGTGGTACCATGACCTGTGTCTGGGGATGGGTAAAGACCAACTCCTACATGCAAGGGCAAGCAAGTGGGATTGTGTCCTTTGCAATTAG